One genomic window of Ficedula albicollis isolate OC2 chromosome 18, FicAlb1.5, whole genome shotgun sequence includes the following:
- the RNF222 gene encoding RING finger protein 222: MSESSSSKEGAPAECPVCYEKFQPLEATHRRLSCGHTFCHDCLVKCLLSAKLDGHVQSSITCPVCRYVTFLSEKRALWPATSPRALEVPLSPSSLSQPAKSEAGNTLVVPSHFVLPVQSLERCSPGLPGVLAREAHVFVISEHGAPLAAAERGSPGPPPPPRAAGSAPSGPALGLQCCQSPMALAVMLVLTLAMLAAVLPWLLLVRRDL; this comes from the exons ATGTCCGAGAGCTCCTCCAGCAAGGAGGGCGCCCCGGCCGAGTGCCCCGTGTGCTACGAGAAGTTCCAGCCCCTGGAGGCCACGCACCGGCGGCTCAGCTGCGGCCACACCTTCTGCCACGACTGCCTGGTGAAGTGCCTGCTGTCGGCCAAGCTGGACGGGCACGTCCAGAGCAGCATCACCTGCCCCGTGTGCCGCTACGTCACCTTCCTCAGCGAGAAGCGGGCTCTGTGGCCGGCCACCAGCCCCCGGGCGCTGGAGGTGCCCCTGTCGCCATCCTCCCTGTCGCAGCCGGCCAAAAGCGAGGCCGGCAACACGCTGGTGGTGCCCAGTCACTTCGTGCTGCCGGTGCAGAGCCTGGAGCGCTGCTCGCCGGGGCTGCCGGGGGTGCTGGCACGGGAAGCCCACGTCTTTGTCATCAGCGAGCACGGCGCGCCGCTGGCGGCCGCGGAGCGCGGCtccccgggccccccccccccccccc gcgcgGCCGGCTCGGCGCCGTCCGGCCcggccctggggctgcagtgctgccagtcCCCCATGGCCCTGGCCGTCATGCTCGTCCTGACCCTGGCCATGCTGGCGGCCGtgctcccctggctgctgctggtcaGGAGGGACTTGtag